From a single Aneurinibacillus sp. REN35 genomic region:
- the purF gene encoding amidophosphoribosyltransferase, producing MSDAMMEHDELWDKLNEECGVFGVFNHPDAPQLTYYGLHALQHRGQESAGICASDGETFSYHRGMGLVTEAFNDNQLNRIHGRMAIGHVRYTTAGGSLLENAQPLVFKYTGGNLALAHNGNLVNADQIRHQLERQGSIFQTTSDTEVIAHLIARSGYEIEQAVRESLRMIKGAYALLIMTEKQMIVALDPNGLRPLVLGRLQEGYVVASETCAFETVGAEYIRDIEPGEMLIIDEQGLRSDRFAGQTQRAICSFEYIYFARPDSDIDGINVHLARKEMGRQLFRESSVEADVVTGVPDSSTSAAIGYAEAAGLPYELGLIKNRYVGRTFIQPNQEMRARGVRMKLSAVRKVVEGKRVVMIDDSIVRGTTSSRIVRMLREAGAKEVHVRISSPPVKNPCFYGIDTSSREELIAGEKSIEQIREYIGADSLSFLSEQGMIDAIGRNDTAPNRGHCLACFTGCYPTEIYEDTKNCVDK from the coding sequence ATGTCTGATGCAATGATGGAGCACGATGAGCTTTGGGATAAATTAAACGAAGAATGCGGCGTATTCGGGGTATTTAATCACCCCGATGCGCCTCAATTAACTTATTATGGCCTGCATGCCCTACAGCACAGAGGACAGGAAAGTGCCGGAATCTGTGCCTCTGACGGTGAGACGTTCTCGTATCATCGCGGGATGGGGCTTGTTACCGAGGCATTTAACGATAATCAACTGAACCGCATTCATGGCCGTATGGCAATTGGACACGTTCGCTATACGACGGCAGGTGGCAGCTTACTAGAGAACGCCCAGCCGCTCGTATTTAAATATACAGGAGGAAACTTAGCGCTTGCCCATAACGGGAATCTAGTGAATGCGGATCAAATTCGCCACCAGCTAGAGCGCCAGGGTTCAATCTTCCAGACGACAAGTGATACGGAAGTCATTGCGCACTTGATTGCCCGTTCCGGCTATGAGATTGAACAGGCGGTACGCGAATCGCTCCGGATGATTAAGGGAGCATACGCGCTATTAATCATGACAGAAAAGCAGATGATTGTTGCGCTTGATCCAAACGGACTGCGCCCGCTTGTTCTAGGACGCCTGCAGGAAGGCTATGTAGTCGCTTCAGAGACATGCGCATTTGAGACGGTTGGTGCTGAATACATCCGCGATATCGAACCGGGTGAGATGCTGATTATTGATGAGCAGGGCCTTCGCTCTGACCGCTTCGCCGGTCAGACGCAGCGAGCGATCTGTTCGTTTGAATACATTTACTTTGCCCGCCCGGACAGTGATATTGACGGCATTAATGTGCATCTGGCCCGCAAAGAAATGGGGCGTCAACTGTTCAGGGAATCTTCCGTTGAAGCTGATGTAGTAACAGGGGTACCGGATTCGAGCACTTCGGCTGCCATCGGTTATGCGGAAGCGGCAGGTCTTCCTTATGAACTTGGATTGATTAAGAATCGATATGTAGGTCGTACATTCATTCAGCCGAATCAGGAGATGCGCGCACGCGGTGTCCGCATGAAGCTGAGCGCGGTTCGCAAGGTCGTAGAGGGTAAGCGGGTCGTCATGATTGATGATTCGATTGTTCGTGGGACGACAAGCAGCAGAATCGTGCGTATGCTGCGTGAGGCGGGAGCAAAGGAAGTACATGTTAGAATCAGTTCTCCGCCGGTTAAGAATCCTTGTTTCTATGGCATCGATACGTCGAGCCGAGAAGAACTGATCGCAGGTGAGAAGTCCATTGAACAAATTCGGGAATATATTGGCGCAGATTCACTGTCCTTCTTATCGGAGCAGGGCATGATCGATGCGATCGGCAGGAATGATACAGCGCCGAACCGCGGGCATTGCTTGGCCTGCTTTACGGGCTGCTATCCGACAGAAATCTACGAAGATACGAAAAACTGCGTGGACAAATAG
- the purN gene encoding phosphoribosylglycinamide formyltransferase, translating into MKVAVFASGSGSNFAAIMEAIERQELTGVEVELLVCDKPGAYVLERAAQYEVPTFVFRAQEYPDKQSFEQEILGRLEALGIELIVLAGYMRLIGETLLKAYGGRMINLHPSLLPAFTGKDAVGQAYRYGVKITGITIHFVDEGMDTGPIIMQEPVPVYGSDDEETLARRIHSQEHRLLPQAVQLIADGKVKLNGRQVYIEAEDCKYSEGVENGERSTSKTSIN; encoded by the coding sequence ATGAAGGTCGCCGTTTTTGCTTCCGGGAGCGGATCGAACTTCGCTGCCATTATGGAAGCCATTGAAAGACAGGAGCTGACAGGCGTAGAGGTGGAGCTTCTTGTCTGTGACAAGCCGGGTGCATACGTGCTTGAGCGGGCTGCACAGTATGAAGTACCCACGTTCGTATTCCGAGCGCAGGAGTACCCGGACAAACAAAGCTTTGAACAGGAAATTCTCGGACGGCTTGAGGCGCTTGGTATCGAGTTGATTGTGCTCGCGGGCTATATGCGCCTCATCGGCGAGACGCTGCTTAAAGCATATGGCGGGCGGATGATCAATCTTCATCCGTCTCTTCTCCCTGCATTTACCGGCAAGGACGCTGTAGGGCAAGCGTATCGGTATGGGGTGAAAATTACAGGGATTACGATTCATTTTGTCGATGAAGGAATGGATACCGGTCCGATCATCATGCAGGAGCCCGTTCCTGTATATGGCAGTGATGACGAGGAGACACTTGCTAGGCGCATCCACAGTCAAGAGCATCGATTGCTGCCGCAAGCGGTACAGCTTATTGCAGACGGCAAAGTAAAGCTGAACGGACGACAAGTGTACATTGAAGCGGAAGATTGCAAATACAGTGAAGGAGTGGAAAACGGTGAGCGAAGTACAAGTAAAACGAGCATTAATTAG
- the purS gene encoding phosphoribosylformylglycinamidine synthase subunit PurS yields MFKAVVYVTLKESVLDPQGNAVKGSLHSLGFDEVKDVRIGKYMEVELDAATKEAAEERLQEMSEKLLANTVIEDYRVELVEA; encoded by the coding sequence ATGTTTAAAGCCGTTGTATATGTCACGTTAAAGGAATCTGTACTTGACCCGCAGGGAAACGCTGTGAAGGGATCGCTTCACTCGCTAGGGTTCGATGAGGTTAAGGATGTTCGCATCGGTAAATACATGGAAGTTGAACTTGATGCCGCAACGAAGGAAGCAGCAGAAGAACGCCTGCAGGAAATGAGCGAGAAGCTGCTTGCCAATACGGTAATCGAAGACTATCGTGTCGAATTGGTGGAGGCGTAA
- the purC gene encoding phosphoribosylaminoimidazolesuccinocarboxamide synthase, with protein MEKQEMLYEGKAKRIYRTDEPGVFWVQYKDDATAFNGEKRAQIMGKGELNNRITSIFFRMLKEKGIDNHFIKELSSTEQLVAQVTIIPLEVVVRNIAAGSLAKRLGMQEGTLLPQPVVEFYYKDDALGDPLINDSHIDVLGIATAEEREQLRTSALEVNDVLVPYMKERNVLLVDFKLEFGRTEDGRILLADEISPDTCRFWDADTMEKMDKDRFRRDLGHVEDAYKEILKRIGGETHV; from the coding sequence ATGGAAAAGCAAGAGATGTTATATGAAGGAAAAGCCAAACGGATATATCGTACGGATGAGCCGGGTGTATTCTGGGTGCAGTATAAAGATGATGCCACTGCATTTAATGGAGAGAAACGAGCTCAGATTATGGGCAAAGGTGAATTGAATAACCGGATCACCTCCATTTTCTTTCGGATGTTAAAGGAAAAAGGAATCGACAATCATTTTATTAAAGAGTTGTCTTCCACTGAACAATTGGTTGCGCAAGTTACCATTATTCCGTTAGAAGTTGTAGTTCGTAATATCGCAGCAGGCTCTCTTGCAAAACGTTTAGGCATGCAGGAAGGAACCCTTCTCCCGCAACCAGTTGTGGAATTTTATTACAAAGATGATGCGCTGGGCGATCCGTTAATTAACGATTCACACATTGATGTATTAGGTATTGCTACAGCGGAAGAGCGGGAGCAGCTTCGTACATCTGCGCTTGAAGTTAATGATGTACTCGTACCTTATATGAAGGAACGCAATGTCCTGCTTGTTGATTTCAAGTTGGAGTTTGGACGCACCGAAGATGGACGCATTCTTCTAGCAGACGAGATTTCCCCGGATACGTGCCGTTTTTGGGATGCGGATACGATGGAGAAAATGGACAAAGACCGCTTCCGCCGTGATCTTGGTCATGTGGAAGACGCTTATAAAGAAATTCTAAAACGCATTGGAGGAGAAACGCATGTTTAA
- the purQ gene encoding phosphoribosylformylglycinamidine synthase subunit PurQ: MKCAVLVFPGSNCDVDMYKAVEDCLGQPVEYVWYTRTDLDEFDCILLPGGFSYGDYLRPGAMAGMAPILAAVRKQAEAGKLIMGVCNGFQVLTEARLLPGALRRNEHLKFRCEISELRVENNETAFTSHYEKGEVIRIPIAHGDGNYYCDEDTLTKMKEKGQIVFRYAGKNPNGSVDDIAGIMNEAGNVLGMMPHPERAVHEWLGSEDGKRMFTSILQSWREKNGVTYGA, from the coding sequence ATGAAATGTGCAGTCCTCGTATTTCCCGGTTCGAACTGTGACGTTGATATGTATAAGGCCGTCGAAGACTGTTTGGGACAGCCGGTTGAGTACGTATGGTATACCCGGACAGACCTCGATGAATTTGATTGCATTCTCCTCCCTGGCGGTTTCTCTTATGGGGACTACCTGCGTCCGGGTGCCATGGCTGGCATGGCGCCAATCCTCGCGGCCGTTCGCAAGCAAGCAGAGGCAGGCAAGCTGATTATGGGCGTGTGCAACGGGTTTCAGGTATTGACAGAGGCGCGCCTGCTGCCTGGGGCGCTGCGCCGTAATGAACACTTGAAGTTCCGCTGCGAGATTTCGGAACTGCGTGTAGAGAACAATGAGACGGCATTTACGTCTCACTATGAAAAGGGAGAGGTCATTCGTATTCCGATCGCGCATGGTGATGGCAATTACTATTGCGATGAAGATACGCTGACTAAGATGAAGGAGAAGGGCCAGATCGTATTCCGCTATGCGGGTAAAAATCCGAACGGGTCCGTAGATGATATTGCAGGAATTATGAACGAAGCCGGTAATGTACTCGGTATGATGCCGCATCCAGAACGTGCTGTGCATGAGTGGCTTGGTTCAGAAGATGGAAAACGTATGTTTACTTCGATTTTACAGAGCTGGAGGGAGAAAAACGGTGTCACATATGGAGCCTAA
- the purM gene encoding phosphoribosylformylglycinamidine cyclo-ligase: MSEAYKQAGVDIDAGNEAVERMKKHVKRTFRPEVLTDLGGFGALFGLDISKYKKPVLVSGTDGVGTKLKLAFAMDKHDTIGVDAVAMCVNDIVVQGAEPLFFLDYLACGKVVPERIEAIVKGIADGCEQSGCALIGGETAEMPGMYDVAEYDIAGFSVGVVDAERVIDGKRIAEGDIIIGLASSGVHSNGFSLVRKVLLDDAGLSLHEEVAELGGRLGDVLLTPTRIYVKSCLALLEKVDVNGLVHITGGGFYDNIPRILPEGTAAQITYGSWDVPAVFELIAEKGNVAKQDMFRTFNMGIGMIAIVREKDTKEALRVLHEAGEQAQIIGRITAGSQDVHIDGVSRS, translated from the coding sequence ATGAGTGAAGCATACAAGCAGGCGGGTGTCGATATCGATGCCGGCAATGAAGCGGTAGAGAGAATGAAAAAGCATGTAAAGCGTACATTCCGCCCGGAGGTACTAACGGATCTGGGTGGCTTTGGCGCGTTGTTTGGACTTGATATAAGCAAGTACAAGAAGCCTGTGCTCGTCTCAGGCACGGATGGAGTAGGTACTAAGCTCAAATTGGCTTTTGCGATGGACAAGCATGATACCATCGGTGTGGATGCGGTTGCGATGTGTGTGAATGATATTGTCGTACAAGGGGCAGAGCCGCTGTTTTTCCTCGATTATCTGGCCTGCGGCAAGGTTGTACCTGAGCGTATTGAAGCCATCGTTAAAGGAATTGCCGATGGCTGCGAGCAATCCGGCTGTGCATTGATCGGTGGCGAGACAGCTGAGATGCCAGGTATGTACGATGTGGCCGAATATGACATCGCAGGATTCAGTGTTGGGGTCGTAGACGCTGAACGAGTCATCGATGGAAAGCGTATTGCAGAGGGAGATATCATTATTGGGTTGGCGTCAAGCGGTGTACACAGCAATGGATTCTCATTGGTGCGTAAAGTGTTGTTAGATGATGCCGGGCTATCTTTGCATGAAGAAGTGGCGGAGCTTGGCGGCAGACTGGGCGACGTGCTGTTAACGCCGACGCGGATTTATGTGAAATCATGCCTAGCGTTACTCGAAAAAGTAGATGTAAACGGGCTTGTCCATATTACGGGGGGCGGGTTCTACGATAATATTCCGCGTATTCTTCCGGAAGGTACAGCAGCACAGATCACGTACGGTTCGTGGGATGTGCCTGCCGTATTTGAATTGATCGCAGAAAAAGGAAACGTAGCAAAACAGGATATGTTCCGTACATTTAATATGGGAATTGGAATGATCGCCATCGTCCGGGAAAAGGATACCAAAGAAGCGCTGCGGGTGCTGCATGAAGCGGGCGAGCAAGCGCAGATTATCGGCCGCATCACAGCAGGCAGCCAAGATGTGCATATTGATGGGGTGAGCCGATCATGA
- the purL gene encoding phosphoribosylformylglycinamidine synthase subunit PurL, with protein sequence MEPNPQQIAEQKIYREMGLTDEEYGKVIEILGRQPNYTEIGLFSVMWSEHCSYKNSKPVLRRFPTSGPHVLQGPGEGAGIIDIGDNQAVVFKVESHNHPSAIEPYQGAATGVGGIIRDVFSMGARPIALLNSLRFGELDTPRTKYLFENVVAGIAGYGNCMGIPTVGGEIVFDDCYEGNPLVNAMCVGLIDHDQIQKGVAEGIGNPVMYVGAATGRDGIHGATFASEELSEESEAKRPAVQVGDPFMEKLLLEACLELLQTDAVVGIQDMGAAGLTSSSAEMASKAGNGIELNLDLVPQREQGMTPYEMMLSESQERMLIVVKEGREAEVERIFAKWGLYSAIIGRVTDDGKLRLKHKNETVAEVPVRSLADEAPIYHKPSVEPAYYKEYESVDTLNIPEPVNYNEMLTNILAAPTVSSKEWVYNQYDYMVRTNTAVIPGSDAAVIAIRGTRKALAMSIDCNGRYVYLDPQVGGAIAVAEAARNVVCSGAAPLGVTDCLNFGSPEKPEIFWQFEKAVDGMSEACRVLETPVIGGNVSLYNETNGEAVYPTPVVGMVGLVQDVDHITTQAFKNEGDVLLLLGETRAELGGSEYQKLINGSVSGRPPALNLEVEKNLQQTVLTAIREGFVASAHDLAEGGLGAALVESAEPGLGAVVNWNIGLRPDIALFSESQSRVLLSVKPEHVAGVCEIAAKNGTLCANIGTVGTDEIAIKVNGRELINMPLTEAKAAWRGAIACLMQ encoded by the coding sequence ATGGAGCCTAATCCGCAGCAAATTGCTGAGCAGAAAATCTATCGCGAAATGGGTCTTACAGATGAGGAATACGGCAAAGTCATCGAGATTCTGGGAAGACAGCCAAACTATACGGAGATCGGCCTGTTCAGCGTAATGTGGTCGGAGCATTGCAGCTACAAAAACTCTAAGCCTGTGCTGCGCCGTTTCCCAACCTCGGGTCCTCATGTTCTTCAAGGACCGGGTGAAGGTGCAGGGATTATTGATATTGGAGATAATCAAGCGGTTGTGTTTAAAGTGGAGAGTCATAACCATCCGTCAGCGATTGAGCCCTATCAGGGTGCGGCTACCGGTGTCGGCGGGATCATCCGTGATGTGTTCTCGATGGGTGCACGTCCTATTGCCCTTTTGAACTCCCTTCGTTTTGGTGAATTGGATACACCGCGTACGAAGTATCTTTTTGAGAATGTAGTAGCAGGGATTGCCGGATATGGCAACTGCATGGGTATTCCAACCGTTGGCGGCGAGATCGTATTCGACGATTGCTATGAAGGCAATCCGCTTGTCAATGCGATGTGTGTCGGTCTGATTGATCACGATCAAATTCAAAAAGGTGTAGCAGAAGGTATCGGAAATCCGGTCATGTACGTTGGTGCTGCGACTGGGCGTGACGGTATCCACGGGGCGACGTTTGCCTCAGAAGAGTTGAGCGAAGAATCGGAAGCGAAGCGTCCGGCTGTACAGGTGGGCGACCCGTTCATGGAGAAGCTGTTGCTTGAAGCGTGTCTAGAACTCCTTCAGACAGATGCGGTTGTAGGTATTCAAGATATGGGTGCTGCCGGTCTTACTTCTTCAAGTGCTGAGATGGCGAGCAAAGCCGGAAACGGAATTGAATTGAATCTTGATCTGGTGCCGCAGCGTGAACAGGGCATGACACCGTATGAGATGATGCTGTCTGAGTCGCAAGAGCGTATGCTAATCGTTGTAAAGGAAGGGCGAGAAGCTGAAGTAGAACGGATTTTTGCGAAATGGGGTCTGTATTCGGCGATTATCGGTCGTGTAACCGATGACGGGAAGCTCCGCCTCAAGCATAAGAATGAAACGGTAGCTGAAGTTCCTGTGCGCAGTCTTGCAGACGAAGCGCCCATCTACCATAAGCCTTCGGTGGAGCCGGCATACTACAAAGAATATGAGAGTGTCGATACGTTAAATATTCCGGAGCCTGTTAATTATAATGAGATGCTGACAAACATCCTCGCCGCTCCTACCGTATCAAGCAAAGAGTGGGTATACAACCAATACGATTACATGGTACGCACGAATACCGCGGTTATTCCAGGTTCTGATGCGGCTGTAATTGCAATTCGCGGCACACGCAAAGCGCTGGCAATGAGCATTGATTGTAACGGACGCTATGTGTATCTTGATCCGCAGGTCGGTGGGGCAATCGCTGTGGCAGAAGCTGCGCGCAACGTCGTATGTTCAGGTGCTGCACCGCTTGGTGTCACAGATTGTCTGAACTTCGGCAGCCCGGAGAAGCCAGAGATTTTCTGGCAGTTTGAAAAAGCGGTAGACGGTATGAGCGAAGCGTGTCGTGTGCTTGAGACACCGGTTATTGGCGGCAATGTAAGCTTGTACAATGAAACGAACGGTGAAGCCGTCTATCCAACACCTGTTGTGGGCATGGTAGGGCTTGTGCAGGATGTGGATCATATTACAACACAAGCCTTCAAGAATGAAGGAGATGTGCTGCTTCTCTTAGGCGAGACAAGAGCGGAGCTTGGCGGGTCCGAGTACCAGAAGCTTATCAATGGTTCTGTTAGCGGACGTCCGCCTGCACTGAATCTGGAGGTAGAGAAGAATCTGCAACAGACGGTGCTTACCGCTATTCGTGAAGGATTCGTTGCTTCTGCACATGACTTAGCGGAAGGCGGCCTTGGCGCAGCGCTCGTCGAATCGGCAGAGCCTGGCCTTGGCGCAGTGGTAAATTGGAACATCGGTCTGCGTCCAGATATTGCATTGTTCAGTGAATCACAATCACGTGTGCTGCTTAGTGTGAAGCCAGAGCATGTCGCGGGAGTATGCGAGATCGCAGCGAAAAACGGTACATTATGTGCAAATATCGGTACGGTTGGCACAGACGAGATTGCAATAAAAGTCAACGGACGAGAGCTGATCAATATGCCGCTTACAGAGGCAAAAGCGGCTTGGAGGGGTGCAATCGCATGTCTGATGCAATGA